The Chitinophaga pinensis DSM 2588 region CAAAACTACCACCGACCTGATCGCAGCACGTCTTATACAGGAAGCAAAAGCCCTCTTACACGCTAACCGCTGGGATATCGCCGAAATAGGATATACCCTCGGATTTGAACATGCCTCTAACTTTAACATCTTCTTTAAAAAACATACCTCACAGACACCGCTCCATTTCAGGAAAGAAAATGACATTGTTGCTATTTCATAGTCATTCGTTTGATCCGCATAATTTTGGGGGAATTACGACGCCGACCTTTACGCCATAAAAACAAATACTATGGCACAAGACATCTTAAAAGGAAAAGTCGCACTGGTGAGCGGCGGAGCAACAGGCATCGGATTCGCAACAGCAAAACTATACCTTGAAAACGGGGCTAAAGTAGTCATCGCAGGACGCAGACAGGAACAAGGCGAAACAGCCCTGGCTACCCTCAGACAAATCAGTCCTGATATTACCTTTATCCAGGCAGATGTTTCCAAAGCAGCAGATGTAAAACGACTGATCAGTGAAACCGTCCGCATCCACGGCAGTCTTGATATTGCTTTCAACAACGCTGGTATTGAAGGTAATTTCGCTCCTATTGATGACATGAGTGAAGAAGATTTCGACGCCATTATCGACATCAATCTGAAAGGGATATGGCTCTCCTGTAAACATGAAATCGAACAATTCAGAAAACAAGGCTCCGGAGGCGTCATTGTAAACACCTCTTCCTGGCTCTCTGTAGGCGCATTTCCTGGCTCAGGGGCTTATTCTGCCAGTAAGGCTGCCCTAGATGCATTGACACGCGTATTAGCTGTAGAAACAGCCTCCGCTAATATCCGGGTGAATAACGTCCGTCCGGGTTATATCCAGACGCCTATGTTTGATCGTTTCTTCCCTGCCGGTGATGAAGCTAAAAAAGAACCGGTGAAGAAACAGGCTCCTATCGGTCGTTTCGCTGCATCAGCTGAAATCGGTGAACTGGTCCTCTGGTTAAGCAGTCCCGCTTCTTCTTTTATCACTGGTGAAAGTATACTAGCAGATGGAGGATTAGCCATTCCCGGACAACGACAATAAATTAATTAAGAATTAAAAATTAAGAATTAAGAATTGGTTAGCCGCACGTTGGTTTAGACCCTCTATCTGGTAAAATTCTCTTCTATTAAATAATATACCCTCCATTAAATAATACAACCTTTAACTTAATAAGAAGACATGAATCGATCAATTCTTAATTCTTAATTCCTAATTTAAAAAGGGGTGCACCAACGCCGTGGAGCGGACGTGTGATGCACCCTGGAATAGAGACATATAGGATATGGATTACTTCTCTGGTGGACAAACCTGCATGAACTCAACAGCGCTGCTGGCTTCGTAGGACTGTACGATCCCTGTCGGACAAGGTATCTTATAGTTCCTGTGCATGATCCCCCTCGCAGCATCCCTGTTACCCCATGCCATATTAATATTCTTTCTGATCCATGGCAGATATTGCGGCTGATTGGCGTCTTTCACCAATGTCAGCAGATAATGTGCCAGGATCGCCTTTAATACGCCCTGTTCATTCCAGTCTCCCTCTGCCGGCAGAATGCCATCAGCGTCAGACATTTTCTGCTGCGTATAGTCAGCTCCTTTCTTCGCATTATCGAGATAAGATTGCTGACCGGTCGCCTTATACAGCATCACCGCAGCGCCGATGAAAGTACCCTGGTTATAGGTATAATCAGACCAGCCTTTGTTACCCCTGATATTGTTATCAGCGGCGCGGCCGGTTGTACTGTCAGTCAGATTCGCCAGCGACCAGCTATACAGGTCTTTCGCCTTGTCAAGATATGCAGTCTCCTTCGTAATATTATACAAAGTCATCGCAGCAATAACTGTCGGGAAATTAATACAGGAATTCTTACCTGTATGATTGAAATCCCACCACATACCACCATGTTCCTTGTCATAAGACTCCTGGTATACATACTGGAATCCTTCTATAGAACGGGTCAGATACTCCTGGTTACCGGTAATCTGATGTGCGTGTGCCAGTGAAATGATCCACCACATCATATCATC contains the following coding sequences:
- a CDS encoding glycoside hydrolase family 76 protein, whose amino-acid sequence is MKRLTCLLTATVLLISISCSKSNPRGPVNEEPPVLPPVSFTSKDATAAFNTFNQYFYSTTDKLYYSNTEKKDIGAIWTQAVYWDLIMDTYKRTGDAAHRRMIDDLYQGGYNRYDKYNWRNKVVWFIYDDMMWWIISLAHAHQITGNQEYLTRSIEGFQYVYQESYDKEHGGMWWDFNHTGKNSCINFPTVIAAMTLYNITKETAYLDKAKDLYSWSLANLTDSTTGRAADNNIRGNKGWSDYTYNQGTFIGAAVMLYKATGQQSYLDNAKKGADYTQQKMSDADGILPAEGDWNEQGVLKAILAHYLLTLVKDANQPQYLPWIRKNINMAWGNRDAARGIMHRNYKIPCPTGIVQSYEASSAVEFMQVCPPEK
- a CDS encoding SDR family NAD(P)-dependent oxidoreductase; translated protein: MAQDILKGKVALVSGGATGIGFATAKLYLENGAKVVIAGRRQEQGETALATLRQISPDITFIQADVSKAADVKRLISETVRIHGSLDIAFNNAGIEGNFAPIDDMSEEDFDAIIDINLKGIWLSCKHEIEQFRKQGSGGVIVNTSSWLSVGAFPGSGAYSASKAALDALTRVLAVETASANIRVNNVRPGYIQTPMFDRFFPAGDEAKKEPVKKQAPIGRFAASAEIGELVLWLSSPASSFITGESILADGGLAIPGQRQ